The Armatimonadota bacterium DNA segment GCGCCCCAGGACCGCGTCAGGGTCGGGAACCGGCTCGTACGAGTGCGGCTCCATGGTGTACGTCGCCCTGCCCTGCGACTGCGACCGCAGGGATGTGGAATACCCGAACATCTGTGCAAGTGGCACGCGGGCCACAATCGTCTGGGTGTCGCCGGCGCCAATGGTCATCCGCTCGATCTCGGCGCGCTTCGAGTTCAGATCATTGACCACGTCGCCCATGTATTGCTCAGGCGTGATGATCTCGGCGAGCATAATCGGCTCAAGCAGCGTCGGCTGGGCCTTCAGATAAGCTTCCCGGAACGCCATTCCCGCCGCCACTCGGAACGCCAACTCACTGGAGTCAACCTCATGGTAAGAGCCGCCCAGGAGCGTGGCCTTGATACGCGTTACGGGATATCCCGCCAGCGGCCCGCTCTCCATGGCTTCCCGCAACCCCGCCTCCACTGCCGGGATAAACTCCGCCGGAATCAACCCGCCCTTGATAGCGTTCACAAACTCGAACTCCGTCTCGGGACCGGTGGGCTCAAGTTTCAAGATCACGTGGCCGAACTGTCCGCGGCCGCCGGTCTGGCGTACGAACCGCGCCTCACCCTCAGCGGCCCGAGTGATGGTCTCCTTGTACGCCACCTGCTGCTTGCCCACGTTGACCTCAACGCCGAACTCACGGCGAAGCCGGTCAACAATGATCTCAAGGTGCAGTTCGCCCATGCCGGAGATGATCTGCTGACCCGTGTCGCGATCCGTCCGGACGGCGAAGGTCGGGTCCTCCGCCACAAGCCGGCTCAGGGCGTCGGCAAGACGCTCCTCATCCGCCCGCGTCTTGGCCTCTATTGCCAACGAGATCACGGGCTCCGGGAAGCTTATGGCCTCCAGCGCAATGGGCGCATGCAGGGCGCTCAGGGTATCCCCCGTCACCGGCTGGGTCAGCCCAACCAGCGCCACGATATCGCCGGTTTCTGCTCTGTCAAGATCCTCGCGCCGGTTCGCGTGCATCCGCAATAGCCGCGAAAGTCGTTCCTTGCGGCCGGTGCGGGAGTTCAAAACACTGTCGCCCTTGTTCACGTGGCCGCTATACACTCGCATGTATGCAAGCTGGCCCACAAAAGCGTCGCTGACGACTTTGAAAACGTATCCGCAGAACGGCTCTTCCGGGCTGGGCTTGCGCTCCACGGGTTCTCCGCTCTTCGGGTGTACCCCGTGGATCGCAGGCGTCTCCACTGGGCAGGGCAGGTATTCGCAGATTGCGTCGAGCAGGAGCTGCACGCCCTTGTTTTTCAGGGCCGTCCCGGTCACGACCGGGACCATCTTCCCCTCGACTGTGAGCTTCCGGATCGCCTGGCGAATCCTGTCCGCAGTGGGCTCGTCGCCCTCCAGGTACATGTTTTCAAGTTCCGGGTCTGCCTCGGCGAGAGCTACGATCAGGTGTTCGCGGAACGTTGCGACCCGCTGGAGCATGTTCGCCGGAACGTCGAACTCCTCGATCGTCTCGCCGTGCTCTCCAACCCACCGGTATGCGCGCTGCTCGATAAGGTCAATGACACCCTCGAACTTGTCCTCGGAGCCGATCGGTAGCTGCACCGCGATCACATGGGCTCCCAGCCGCTGCCGCATCTGATGCAGCACATCATGGAAATCCGCGCCGACCCGGTCCATCTTGTTCACGAAGACGATGCGCGGAACCGAATACTTATTGGCCTGTCGCCATACCGTCTCAGACTGGGGCTGGACCCCTCCCACCGCGCACATGACCATGACCATCCCGTCCAGCACACGCAGGGACCGCTCAACCTCAGCGGTGAAATCGACGTGGCCGGGGGTATCGATGATGTTGATGCGGTGGTTCTTCCACTCACAAGTCGTGGCGGCGCTGGTGATTGTGATGCCGCGCTCCATCTCCTGCGGCATCCAATCCATGGTGGCATCGCCGTCGTCCACCTCACCCATCCGGTGCACCCGACCTGTGTAGTACAGGATGCGCTCGGTGGTGGTGGTCTTCCCCGCGTCGATGTGCGCGGCGATACCAATGTTTCTGACTTTCTCCAGCGGCAAGTTCGCCACGTAAGACCCCAATCCGTAGTGCGTTCAGGTGATACCTATGCCAAAGTGCGGAGCACAACAGCAACGGTCTACCAGCGATAGTGCGAATACGCCTTGTTTGCCTCGGCCATGCGCTGCATGTCCTCGCGCCGTTTCATCGTCGCGCCCTCGCGGTTCGCGGCGTCCATGATTTCGTTGGCCAGACGGTCGCGCATGGTGCGCTCGTGGCGTTCCCGCGCGGCACGCAGCAGCCAGCGGACGGCCAGCGTCATCTGGCGGCGCGGCGAAACCTCAACCGGGACCTGGTAGGTAGCTCCACCCACGCGCCGCGGCCGCACCTCGACAATCGGTGTCACGTTCTTCATGGCGCGGGCCAGGACGTCCAACGGGTTCTGGCCGGTCTTGTCAGCGATCACCTGCAGGGCGCCGTAAAAGATGCGCTCGGCTGTAACTTTCTTGCCGCCCTTCATCAGCTTGTTGATGATCTGCTGCGCGGTCCGGCTGCCGAACACCGCATCCGGGACTACG contains these protein-coding regions:
- the fusA gene encoding elongation factor G, with amino-acid sequence MANLPLEKVRNIGIAAHIDAGKTTTTERILYYTGRVHRMGEVDDGDATMDWMPQEMERGITITSAATTCEWKNHRINIIDTPGHVDFTAEVERSLRVLDGMVMVMCAVGGVQPQSETVWRQANKYSVPRIVFVNKMDRVGADFHDVLHQMRQRLGAHVIAVQLPIGSEDKFEGVIDLIEQRAYRWVGEHGETIEEFDVPANMLQRVATFREHLIVALAEADPELENMYLEGDEPTADRIRQAIRKLTVEGKMVPVVTGTALKNKGVQLLLDAICEYLPCPVETPAIHGVHPKSGEPVERKPSPEEPFCGYVFKVVSDAFVGQLAYMRVYSGHVNKGDSVLNSRTGRKERLSRLLRMHANRREDLDRAETGDIVALVGLTQPVTGDTLSALHAPIALEAISFPEPVISLAIEAKTRADEERLADALSRLVAEDPTFAVRTDRDTGQQIISGMGELHLEIIVDRLRREFGVEVNVGKQQVAYKETITRAAEGEARFVRQTGGRGQFGHVILKLEPTGPETEFEFVNAIKGGLIPAEFIPAVEAGLREAMESGPLAGYPVTRIKATLLGGSYHEVDSSELAFRVAAGMAFREAYLKAQPTLLEPIMLAEIITPEQYMGDVVNDLNSKRAEIERMTIGAGDTQTIVARVPLAQMFGYSTSLRSQSQGRATYTMEPHSYEPVPDPDAVLGRV
- the rpsG gene encoding 30S ribosomal protein S7; its protein translation is MPRRGAAPKRDVVPDAVFGSRTAQQIINKLMKGGKKVTAERIFYGALQVIADKTGQNPLDVLARAMKNVTPIVEVRPRRVGGATYQVPVEVSPRRQMTLAVRWLLRAARERHERTMRDRLANEIMDAANREGATMKRREDMQRMAEANKAYSHYRW